The Opitutus sp. ER46 genome contains a region encoding:
- the xseB gene encoding exodeoxyribonuclease VII small subunit gives MADLHRNVSPTVEAQDTQLPFETALEKLESIVESMESGEVPLAELLAKFEEGNRLLKVCETRLKDAELKIEQLKKQKDGSVAFEKFETERDA, from the coding sequence ATGGCCGACCTCCACCGCAACGTTAGCCCGACTGTGGAAGCCCAAGACACCCAACTCCCGTTCGAGACGGCCCTCGAGAAGCTCGAATCCATCGTGGAGTCCATGGAATCCGGCGAGGTGCCGCTCGCGGAGCTGTTGGCCAAATTTGAAGAAGGCAACCGGCTGCTCAAGGTCTGCGAAACGCGATTGAAGGACGCGGAACTCAAGATCGAGCAGCTGAAAAAGCAGAAGGATGGGTCCGTCGCGTTCGAGAAGTTCGAAACCGAGCGCGACGCCTGA
- a CDS encoding YbaB/EbfC family nucleoid-associated protein: protein MAGLGKLVKQAQKMQRGIEALQTQLEAKEFEVTSGGGAVKVKINGTGKFLGLTLDPEFLKEDSKLVAETVLAAIQDAAKQSKEYNEAEMQKVTGAFQMPGFM, encoded by the coding sequence ATGGCCGGTCTCGGAAAACTCGTAAAGCAGGCTCAGAAAATGCAGCGCGGCATCGAGGCGCTCCAAACCCAACTCGAGGCAAAGGAGTTCGAAGTCACGAGCGGTGGCGGCGCCGTGAAGGTGAAGATCAACGGCACGGGCAAGTTTCTCGGACTGACGCTGGATCCTGAGTTCTTGAAGGAAGACTCCAAGCTGGTGGCCGAGACGGTGCTCGCGGCCATCCAGGACGCGGCCAAGCAGTCGAAGGAGTACAACGAGGCCGAGATGCAGAAAGTCACCGGCGCCTTCCAGATGCCCGGATTCATGTGA
- a CDS encoding GNAT family N-acetyltransferase: MHGILTTPDGGVAHGAFGPDGLFAHPSNGIPSPRSLAQAAYDVLEAHGLGYLLWHVRFDHGELAAVLHRAGFSSTPYATHVLSLGQSHADLFAAYRKTRRNEIRQSQKKGCIIREATTYDDVLQYCAVHAKLAQQKEGFRVKYPAELIFGLLQLPQPATLSLAEVSGQVVAGALFIPDGDSVFYWHGAADRDFSDYFPTGALVDHGIQAAVARGAKSLNFGASGSDSLRDFKASFGAKPASNWTFTIGRRESLRTRLGRSLRRLFQPTRPVSPLLIVAC; the protein is encoded by the coding sequence ATGCACGGCATTCTGACGACGCCGGACGGCGGGGTGGCGCATGGCGCTTTTGGCCCTGACGGTTTGTTCGCGCATCCGTCGAACGGGATTCCGTCCCCGCGATCGCTTGCACAAGCCGCCTACGATGTACTCGAGGCTCACGGGCTTGGGTACCTGCTCTGGCACGTGCGGTTCGATCACGGCGAACTGGCCGCAGTCCTCCACCGCGCCGGCTTTTCCAGCACGCCTTACGCGACACACGTCCTGAGCCTGGGCCAATCCCATGCGGACCTCTTCGCGGCATATCGGAAGACCCGACGTAACGAAATCCGACAATCGCAGAAGAAGGGCTGTATCATCCGGGAAGCCACCACGTACGACGACGTACTCCAGTACTGTGCCGTCCACGCCAAGCTGGCCCAGCAGAAGGAGGGCTTTCGGGTCAAGTACCCCGCCGAGCTGATCTTTGGCCTCCTGCAGCTCCCGCAGCCGGCCACGCTGTCGCTGGCGGAGGTAAGCGGGCAAGTCGTCGCGGGAGCGTTGTTCATTCCGGACGGCGACTCCGTCTTCTATTGGCACGGCGCGGCAGACCGCGACTTCTCGGACTACTTTCCGACCGGGGCACTGGTCGACCACGGCATCCAGGCGGCTGTCGCCCGGGGAGCGAAATCGCTGAACTTCGGTGCCTCGGGATCGGACTCGCTCCGCGACTTCAAGGCGTCCTTTGGCGCGAAGCCCGCCTCCAATTGGACCTTCACGATCGGCCGCCGCGAATCTCTGCGCACTAGGCTCGGGCGGTCCTTGCGGCGCCTCTTCCAGCCGACCCGCCCCGTTTCGCCGCTCCTGATCGTCGCCTGCTGA
- a CDS encoding ABC transporter ATP-binding protein: MSRPIIEVEGLSKKYRLGVVGATTLRDDIGRMWLRLRGATPPPDEGEFWALRDVSFSVQPGEVVGIIGRNGAGKSTLLKILSRITEPTSGRATLRGRVASLLEVGTGFHPDLTGRENVYLNGSILGMKRAEISTHFDEIVAFADVAKFIDTPVKHYSSGMRVRLAFAVAAFLDAQVLIIDEVLAVGDAAFQERCMGKLDDDARAGRTILVVSHNSAMMQHLCTKCIHLLRGQVKQVGTPADIIAEHLAEARPEAGVALRTWHDRSGTGEALVTELAVLGPDAKPLTSVPFGGTLNIRLKGECRAVLNNVMVGVVIHNAAGEPLLDLQSAHRGLRLDRVQGDFVIEGKFENIGLYPGKYLLSPWITAGAENRSVDFARMCTAIRVIPQPGRFGDLKLDGRWGKYWVDSTWRVLSHDASVTDDVPLPHA, from the coding sequence ATGAGCCGCCCCATCATCGAAGTCGAAGGCCTGTCGAAAAAATACCGCCTCGGCGTGGTCGGGGCGACGACGCTGCGCGACGACATCGGACGCATGTGGTTGCGCCTGCGTGGCGCCACTCCACCGCCCGATGAAGGTGAGTTCTGGGCGCTCCGCGACGTGTCATTCTCGGTGCAGCCCGGCGAGGTGGTCGGCATCATTGGCCGGAACGGCGCGGGCAAGTCGACGCTGCTGAAGATTCTCTCGCGCATCACCGAGCCGACGAGCGGGCGGGCCACCCTCCGCGGCCGCGTCGCTTCGCTCCTGGAAGTCGGCACCGGCTTCCACCCCGATCTCACCGGCCGCGAGAACGTGTACCTGAACGGCTCGATCCTCGGCATGAAGCGCGCTGAAATCAGCACCCACTTCGACGAAATTGTCGCCTTCGCCGACGTCGCCAAGTTCATCGACACGCCGGTGAAGCACTATTCGAGCGGGATGCGCGTGCGTTTGGCCTTTGCGGTGGCCGCCTTTCTCGACGCGCAGGTGCTGATCATCGATGAAGTCCTGGCAGTCGGTGATGCTGCCTTTCAGGAACGGTGCATGGGCAAGCTCGACGACGATGCGAGAGCAGGCCGCACAATTCTGGTGGTCAGCCACAACAGCGCGATGATGCAGCACCTCTGCACGAAGTGCATCCACCTCCTCAGAGGTCAGGTGAAGCAGGTCGGCACGCCGGCCGACATCATTGCGGAACACCTCGCGGAGGCTCGCCCGGAGGCCGGCGTGGCGCTGAGGACCTGGCACGACCGCAGCGGTACCGGCGAAGCCCTGGTCACCGAGCTTGCCGTCCTCGGGCCGGACGCAAAACCGCTGACCAGCGTGCCGTTCGGCGGCACGCTCAACATCCGGCTCAAGGGCGAATGCCGCGCCGTGCTCAACAACGTCATGGTTGGCGTTGTCATCCACAACGCCGCCGGTGAGCCCCTACTGGATCTGCAATCTGCCCATCGCGGCCTTCGCCTCGATCGCGTACAAGGGGACTTCGTGATTGAAGGCAAATTCGAGAACATCGGCCTCTATCCGGGCAAATATCTCCTGAGTCCCTGGATCACCGCCGGCGCCGAGAATCGTTCCGTCGATTTTGCCCGGATGTGCACCGCCATCCGCGTCATCCCCCAGCCCGGCCGGTTCGGCGACCTGAAACTCGACGGGCGCTGGGGAAAGTACTGGGTGGACTCGACCTGGCGGGTTCTGTCACACGACGCGTCGGTCACTGACGACGTCCCCCTCCCCCATGCCTGA
- a CDS encoding class I SAM-dependent methyltransferase: MPDEKGLFQTTGKSWSERASLGELDAVLTGCGNHGRNAYLHATQLWAARYIERCLPGPSVVVDFGCGTGRFLRFFAGRGHQVLGTEITPEMLEQLRQLGLPSGSTTTLTDGIHIPVAPASVDLIWVCSVLRYSLNVPTPVYADIAREMHRALRPGGMVANVEMYVEQPASDFTRDFEAAGFTTKIQRVINRHSGRIERFVQRRRLPFASIRLIARWTARARFHFDRAASARPGIRDYFFVWRKS, encoded by the coding sequence ATGCCTGACGAAAAGGGACTTTTCCAGACCACGGGGAAATCCTGGTCCGAACGAGCCTCTCTCGGAGAACTCGACGCGGTCCTCACCGGCTGCGGCAATCACGGGCGGAACGCCTACCTGCATGCCACCCAACTTTGGGCGGCGCGCTACATCGAGCGATGTCTGCCGGGGCCTTCCGTGGTGGTCGACTTCGGCTGCGGCACCGGACGCTTCCTCCGGTTCTTTGCTGGCCGCGGGCATCAAGTGCTCGGCACCGAAATCACACCGGAGATGCTGGAACAGCTGCGCCAGCTTGGCCTGCCATCCGGCAGCACGACGACGCTGACTGACGGGATTCATATACCCGTCGCACCTGCCAGCGTCGACTTGATCTGGGTCTGCTCGGTCCTCCGTTACAGCCTCAACGTGCCCACTCCCGTCTATGCGGACATCGCTCGGGAGATGCACCGGGCGCTCCGACCGGGAGGCATGGTGGCGAACGTCGAGATGTATGTGGAGCAACCGGCCTCGGACTTTACGCGCGACTTCGAGGCGGCCGGTTTCACGACCAAAATCCAGCGGGTCATCAACCGCCATAGTGGACGGATCGAGCGATTCGTGCAGCGACGTCGTCTTCCTTTCGCCTCCATCAGACTGATTGCCCGTTGGACCGCACGGGCGCGCTTCCACTTCGACCGGGCCGCCAGCGCCCGGCCGGGAATCCGCGACTACTTCTTTGTCTGGCGGAAGTCATGA
- the recR gene encoding recombination mediator RecR, with protein MTPAFERLQKTLKQLPGVGFRSAERIALHLLVEKPARLPALVTALEEAARSVRRCERCGNLAEGELCEICADEKRERSLVCVVEQVPDLVAIERSGAYRGVYHVLHGKLSPIHGVGPEDLNLASLERRLQSGEITELILALSNEVEGEATCHYITQHLPADRKVDVTRIGFGLPSGGGVLYADSVTLKSALEGRRTYS; from the coding sequence ATGACGCCCGCGTTCGAACGCCTGCAGAAGACGCTGAAGCAGCTTCCGGGCGTCGGCTTTCGTTCGGCCGAGCGGATTGCATTGCACCTGCTGGTCGAGAAACCGGCCCGGCTTCCGGCGCTCGTTACGGCGTTGGAGGAGGCGGCGCGCTCGGTCCGTCGTTGCGAGCGCTGTGGCAATCTCGCTGAAGGCGAACTCTGCGAGATTTGTGCGGACGAGAAGCGAGAGCGCTCGCTCGTCTGTGTGGTGGAGCAGGTGCCCGACCTTGTCGCGATCGAGCGGAGCGGGGCGTATCGCGGCGTCTACCACGTCCTGCACGGCAAGCTCTCTCCGATCCACGGCGTCGGCCCCGAGGATCTGAATCTCGCTTCGCTTGAACGCCGACTGCAATCCGGTGAAATCACGGAGCTGATCCTGGCATTGTCCAACGAAGTTGAGGGCGAGGCCACCTGCCACTACATCACCCAACACCTGCCAGCCGATCGAAAGGTCGATGTGACTCGCATCGGCTTCGGCCTGCCCAGCGGTGGCGGCGTCCTGTACGCCGATTCGGTCACCCTGAAGAGCGCCCTCGAAGGTCGACGGACCTACTCTTGA
- a CDS encoding NAD-dependent epimerase/dehydratase family protein: MAESAQASHLPLSAETISSLRGRSLFVTGCGYVGSVVAIEALRLGLEVVALTRNAATASTLGAAGVKPIVADLASDSWHRELRSAPDFVLNCVSSGGGGVDGYRRSYLNGMQSLLRWARAVGGVETIVYTSSTSVYSDGGGRRVEETALDPIAVARHPAVVGTAANSAMEARLFAVDRREILRATERELVQAGDACGRWFVLRLAGIYGPSRHGLLDQVRSGEASGSGETHLNLAHRDDIASAILECFGAPVDVRNQAFNVADDQPTRKAEVVTWLAAQLGCPMPRFSGTAAAGRTRLTPDRLISNAKLKAILGWRPRFPSYREGYQAILRDGGATSAVS; this comes from the coding sequence ATGGCTGAATCCGCGCAAGCTTCGCACCTCCCGCTGTCGGCGGAGACGATCTCCAGTCTCCGCGGACGATCGCTCTTTGTGACGGGCTGCGGGTACGTTGGCTCGGTGGTGGCGATCGAGGCTCTGAGGCTCGGCCTCGAGGTCGTCGCGCTTACGCGCAATGCGGCCACGGCGTCCACGCTTGGGGCCGCCGGCGTGAAGCCGATCGTGGCCGATCTGGCGTCGGATTCCTGGCATCGTGAACTCAGATCCGCGCCGGACTTTGTACTGAACTGTGTGAGTTCCGGCGGGGGCGGGGTGGACGGATACCGGCGGTCCTACCTGAACGGCATGCAGTCACTGTTACGCTGGGCCAGGGCGGTTGGCGGCGTGGAGACGATTGTCTACACGAGCAGCACCTCGGTCTATTCTGACGGTGGTGGACGGCGCGTGGAGGAGACTGCTCTTGATCCGATCGCCGTCGCCCGACACCCAGCGGTTGTTGGCACCGCCGCGAACAGCGCGATGGAAGCGAGGCTGTTCGCGGTAGACCGGAGGGAGATTCTTCGCGCGACCGAACGTGAACTCGTGCAGGCGGGCGACGCGTGCGGCCGCTGGTTCGTGCTGCGACTCGCCGGAATCTACGGGCCGTCGCGACATGGGCTGCTCGATCAGGTGCGTTCCGGCGAGGCGTCTGGGTCTGGTGAGACGCACCTCAATCTGGCGCATCGCGACGATATCGCGTCCGCGATCCTGGAGTGCTTTGGCGCACCGGTGGACGTTCGCAACCAAGCGTTCAACGTGGCTGACGACCAGCCGACCCGAAAGGCGGAGGTCGTCACGTGGTTGGCCGCTCAACTCGGCTGTCCGATGCCACGCTTCTCAGGAACTGCAGCTGCAGGGCGCACCCGGCTTACGCCGGATCGTCTGATCAGCAACGCCAAGCTAAAGGCAATCCTTGGCTGGCGTCCGCGCTTTCCAAGCTACCGCGAAGGGTATCAGGCAATCCTGCGTGACGGCGGTGCCACGTCAGCCGTCTCCTGA
- the dxs gene encoding 1-deoxy-D-xylulose-5-phosphate synthase, which produces MNNPVPTSARLLDSIHSPADLRGLPPVQLPQLAQEIREELIAVTSRNGGHIGPNLGVVELTIALHRVFDTPTDQIVFDVGHQGYVHKLLTGRGGETFRGLRQTGGASGFTYRPESPHDAFGAGHAGTALSAALGMATARDVRGTSEHVVAVCGDAAFTCGVTLEALNNVVSCTKRLVVILNDNEWSIAKNVGAIARYLNRISTSPTYNKLHHDVENFFKSFPGGVEMNRLYQKWKRETKDFIVESSLFEKFGLRYLGPVDGHDFEALHKNLLFAKACDVPVVIHVLTKKGRGLPAAVAHPEKFHGAAPYDPVTGENRKSSAGSPPNYQDVFGQALTRFARANPAIIGITGAMPSGTGLSHLATALPQQFFDVGIAEEHAVLFAAGMATKGLRPVCAIYSTFMQRAYDQVIHDVALQNLPVTFCMDRAGLSPNDGPTHHGLFDLSFLRCVPNAVVMQPKDEDELVDMLHTSLQLPGPGFIRYPRGAGTGAKIKEQPGVLPVGHAEVLREGSNIMIWALGNMVPDALRLAEQLALEENLSVGVVNARFVKPLDRTLLLSHAACIPLLVTMEDHVLAGGFGSAVLEALQEGDCPTTVERIGWPDKFVEHGSSVEILRAAYGLSPEAIRHRILSRWRNLHAEQVEADV; this is translated from the coding sequence ATGAACAATCCCGTCCCCACTTCGGCCCGGTTGCTCGACTCCATCCACAGCCCGGCCGATCTCCGCGGCCTGCCTCCGGTCCAACTTCCACAGCTCGCCCAGGAAATCCGCGAGGAACTGATCGCGGTGACATCGCGCAACGGCGGCCACATCGGGCCCAACCTCGGCGTGGTGGAGCTGACGATCGCATTGCACCGCGTGTTCGATACGCCGACGGACCAGATCGTGTTCGACGTCGGCCACCAGGGCTACGTGCACAAGCTGCTTACCGGCCGCGGCGGCGAGACGTTTCGCGGCCTGCGCCAGACGGGTGGCGCGAGCGGGTTCACTTATCGGCCGGAGAGTCCGCACGATGCCTTTGGCGCCGGGCACGCGGGCACCGCCCTCTCCGCCGCGCTGGGCATGGCCACGGCGCGGGACGTGCGCGGCACCAGCGAGCACGTGGTGGCGGTCTGCGGGGACGCGGCGTTCACCTGCGGCGTGACGCTTGAGGCGCTCAACAACGTCGTGAGCTGCACGAAGCGGCTCGTCGTCATCCTGAACGACAACGAGTGGTCCATCGCGAAGAACGTCGGCGCGATCGCCCGGTATCTGAACCGGATCAGCACGAGTCCGACTTACAACAAGCTCCACCACGACGTGGAGAACTTCTTCAAGAGCTTCCCGGGCGGCGTGGAGATGAACCGGCTGTACCAGAAGTGGAAGCGGGAGACGAAGGACTTCATCGTCGAGTCGTCGCTGTTCGAGAAATTCGGGCTGCGCTATCTCGGGCCGGTGGACGGACACGATTTCGAGGCTCTGCACAAGAATCTGCTGTTTGCGAAGGCGTGCGACGTCCCAGTCGTCATCCACGTGCTGACCAAGAAGGGGCGCGGACTCCCGGCGGCCGTCGCGCATCCGGAGAAGTTCCACGGCGCGGCGCCCTACGATCCGGTCACCGGCGAGAACCGGAAGTCGTCGGCCGGCAGTCCGCCCAACTACCAGGACGTGTTTGGCCAGGCGCTCACGCGTTTCGCGAGGGCCAATCCCGCGATCATCGGCATCACCGGTGCGATGCCCAGCGGCACCGGACTCTCGCACCTGGCGACCGCCCTGCCCCAGCAGTTTTTCGACGTCGGCATTGCGGAAGAACACGCGGTGCTGTTCGCCGCCGGCATGGCCACGAAGGGGCTGCGCCCGGTGTGCGCGATCTACTCGACGTTCATGCAGCGCGCCTACGATCAGGTGATCCACGATGTGGCGCTGCAGAACCTGCCCGTGACCTTCTGCATGGACCGCGCGGGACTGTCGCCGAACGACGGCCCGACGCACCACGGCCTGTTCGATCTGTCGTTCCTCCGCTGCGTACCCAATGCGGTGGTGATGCAGCCGAAAGACGAGGACGAGCTCGTGGATATGTTGCACACCAGCCTGCAGCTGCCGGGGCCCGGCTTCATCCGCTACCCGCGCGGGGCCGGCACCGGCGCGAAGATCAAGGAGCAGCCCGGCGTGCTGCCCGTCGGCCACGCCGAAGTGCTGCGCGAAGGCTCGAACATCATGATCTGGGCGCTCGGTAACATGGTGCCGGACGCGCTGCGGCTCGCCGAGCAGCTCGCGCTCGAGGAGAACCTCTCGGTGGGCGTCGTGAACGCGCGTTTCGTGAAGCCGCTCGACCGCACCCTCCTCCTGAGCCACGCCGCGTGTATTCCGCTGCTGGTGACGATGGAGGACCACGTGCTCGCCGGCGGCTTTGGCAGTGCCGTGCTCGAGGCGCTGCAGGAAGGAGACTGCCCCACGACCGTGGAACGCATCGGCTGGCCGGACAAGTTCGTGGAACACGGCAGCAGCGTGGAAATCCTCCGCGCCGCCTACGGCCTCTCGCCCGAGGCGATCCGCCACCGCATCCTTTCCCGCTGGCGCAACCTCCACGCCGAACAAGTCGAAGCCGACGTGTAG
- a CDS encoding DJ-1 family glyoxalase III has protein sequence MATQVLAIFAEGFEEIEALAPIDLLRRAGADVTTAALGDNIHVTGRCGVTLHADTTLAAVETKTFDLLFLPGGPGVKHLRADPRVADLIQRHDAAGKWLAAICAAPTTLNDAGLLLGRRYTAHFSVANELPAILADERVVADGRILTSRGAGTAIDFGLMLVEKLFSPEKAAEIGRAICA, from the coding sequence ATGGCTACCCAAGTGCTCGCGATCTTCGCCGAGGGATTTGAGGAGATTGAGGCGCTGGCTCCAATCGATCTGTTGCGCCGCGCCGGCGCCGACGTCACCACCGCGGCGTTAGGTGACAACATCCACGTGACCGGGCGATGTGGCGTTACGCTGCATGCCGACACCACGCTCGCAGCGGTCGAGACGAAGACCTTCGACCTGCTCTTCCTTCCCGGAGGTCCGGGAGTGAAGCACCTGCGCGCCGATCCGCGGGTGGCTGATCTGATTCAGCGTCATGATGCCGCGGGCAAGTGGCTCGCGGCAATCTGCGCGGCACCGACGACGCTAAACGATGCGGGGCTTCTGCTGGGCCGTCGCTACACAGCTCACTTCTCAGTGGCGAACGAGTTGCCCGCGATTCTGGCCGATGAGCGGGTGGTGGCAGATGGTAGAATTCTCACCTCCCGCGGAGCAGGGACGGCGATCGATTTCGGCCTGATGCTCGTTGAGAAGCTGTTCTCACCCGAGAAGGCTGCGGAAATCGGCCGCGCGATTTGCGCGTGA
- a CDS encoding ABC transporter permease, with translation MITKAPAERIKPLEVVIAPSKGWLRVPWRELWAYRDLFWQFVRRDFSVKYRQTLLGPLWFVLQPLMMTAVFTVVFGRLARLPTDHTPPVLFYLCGLLSWTYFAQTMPAVSATFTGNAHLFEKIYFPRLTVPLSQLVGNFVALGIQFGTFAALWGFYWVTSPEPIQMSLPWYAAIPVVLFSQLQIMFLAFGVGLNLAAATGKYRDLQHVLPVLVQLWFYATPVVYPLSMISREANWRWVATLNPMTAPVEGFKLALLGESSWTLPLALGAWVTTLIFLLLGLSAFSRAERTVIDVT, from the coding sequence TTGATTACGAAAGCACCAGCCGAACGTATCAAGCCCCTTGAGGTAGTCATTGCACCATCAAAGGGCTGGTTGAGGGTCCCTTGGCGAGAGCTGTGGGCCTACCGAGACCTTTTCTGGCAGTTCGTGCGGCGAGATTTCTCGGTCAAGTACCGCCAAACCCTCCTTGGTCCCCTGTGGTTTGTGCTTCAACCGCTGATGATGACCGCCGTGTTCACGGTCGTGTTTGGCCGTCTCGCACGCTTGCCGACGGATCACACTCCACCGGTTCTCTTCTATTTGTGCGGCCTGCTCTCCTGGACCTACTTCGCACAGACGATGCCAGCCGTATCGGCGACTTTCACAGGCAATGCGCATCTCTTTGAGAAGATTTACTTTCCGCGGCTCACGGTCCCCTTGTCCCAACTCGTCGGCAATTTTGTGGCGCTAGGCATCCAATTTGGCACGTTCGCGGCGCTCTGGGGCTTCTATTGGGTCACGAGTCCCGAGCCGATCCAAATGAGCCTGCCGTGGTACGCAGCCATCCCGGTCGTGCTCTTCTCCCAACTCCAGATTATGTTCCTGGCGTTTGGCGTTGGTCTGAATCTCGCCGCGGCGACCGGTAAGTACCGCGACCTCCAGCATGTGCTGCCCGTGCTGGTGCAACTCTGGTTCTACGCCACCCCTGTCGTGTACCCGCTGTCCATGATCTCGCGCGAAGCCAACTGGCGCTGGGTTGCGACGCTGAACCCCATGACCGCGCCGGTGGAGGGATTCAAACTGGCGCTTCTGGGTGAAAGCTCGTGGACACTCCCCCTCGCCCTGGGCGCGTGGGTCACGACGCTCATCTTCCTGCTCCTCGGGTTGTCCGCCTTTTCCCGAGCTGAGCGCACCGTCATCGACGTCACATGA
- a CDS encoding M48 family metallopeptidase, producing the protein MPLVAWVVAGLIVLRLVADLILMSLNAAEVRRHAGRPPEAVAAVMDAETYAKSSIYTLEKSRFGMLTEVFDTLVLALVLFGGVLPPLYHLVIGLGAPGAAWAQALFILCAGILLSIPSLPFEWWDQFRLEQKFGFNKSTPGLWVADKIKGGLLACVIGFPLVWALLTLVRWMGGAWWLWGFALVLGVQLLMLVLYPKLILPLFNKLTPLPPGELRDRLLVLGERTGFRAKTIEVIDGSKRSGHSNAYFTGFGRFRRIVLFDTLVAQLTPEELEAVLAHEIGHYRRGHVPKMIAMSAVSLFVGFGVLAWLAGQPWFNQAFGFPAGEIAPSFLLFALLSGLVTFWFTPVANLLMRKYEYQADAFAREAMGGANPMVSALRKLAQKNLTNLTPHPLFSAFFYSHPTLVERERALRSAA; encoded by the coding sequence ATGCCTCTCGTCGCCTGGGTCGTCGCGGGACTCATTGTCCTCCGACTGGTCGCTGATCTGATCCTCATGTCCCTCAACGCCGCGGAGGTCCGTCGGCATGCGGGACGTCCGCCCGAGGCGGTGGCGGCGGTCATGGACGCCGAGACGTACGCGAAGTCCAGCATCTACACGCTCGAGAAGTCGCGATTCGGGATGTTGACGGAAGTGTTCGATACGCTGGTTCTGGCCCTGGTGCTGTTTGGGGGCGTCCTCCCGCCGCTCTACCATCTGGTCATCGGCCTGGGCGCCCCGGGTGCGGCTTGGGCGCAGGCACTGTTCATTCTCTGCGCTGGCATCCTGCTTTCGATTCCTTCGTTGCCGTTCGAGTGGTGGGACCAGTTCCGCCTCGAGCAGAAGTTTGGGTTCAACAAGAGCACACCCGGTCTCTGGGTGGCGGACAAAATCAAGGGCGGGCTGCTTGCCTGTGTGATCGGTTTTCCGCTGGTCTGGGCATTGCTGACCCTGGTGCGTTGGATGGGAGGCGCGTGGTGGCTGTGGGGCTTCGCACTGGTGCTTGGCGTGCAACTCCTGATGCTGGTGCTCTACCCGAAGCTGATCCTGCCGCTCTTCAACAAGCTCACGCCACTGCCGCCGGGTGAACTGCGCGACCGGCTCCTCGTGCTCGGCGAACGCACCGGTTTCCGTGCCAAAACGATTGAGGTAATCGATGGCTCCAAGCGTTCCGGTCACTCCAACGCCTATTTCACCGGCTTCGGCCGATTCCGACGCATCGTCCTCTTCGACACGCTCGTGGCCCAGCTTACGCCGGAGGAACTCGAAGCCGTCCTGGCGCACGAGATCGGGCACTACCGTCGCGGCCACGTGCCCAAGATGATCGCGATGTCCGCCGTGTCGCTCTTCGTCGGCTTCGGCGTGCTCGCCTGGCTCGCCGGACAGCCGTGGTTCAACCAGGCGTTCGGCTTCCCCGCGGGGGAAATCGCGCCGTCTTTCCTGCTGTTCGCGCTGCTGAGCGGGCTCGTGACCTTCTGGTTCACCCCGGTCGCGAACCTGCTGATGCGCAAATACGAGTATCAGGCCGACGCCTTCGCGCGTGAGGCGATGGGCGGTGCAAACCCGATGGTGAGTGCGCTCCGGAAGCTGGCGCAAAAGAACCTTACCAACCTTACCCCGCACCCGCTCTTCAGCGCGTTCTTCTACTCGCATCCGACGCTGGTGGAGCGCGAACGCGCCCTGCGCAGCGCGGCCTGA
- a CDS encoding endonuclease/exonuclease/phosphatase family protein: MAGPRTLVLALVFAVLAVEPGLRAESLRIATYNVENYGPANRMTAAGFRPDYPKPEAEKTALRQVIRALRADVLVLQEMGSAAHLEELRRDLRAEGCDYPHAYLARAADTERQVAVLSRRPFTSAETITDLSFPYFGGRETVKRGLLCVTIRTEAGDLTVFGVHLKSRYTDREDDPLSTLRRTAEATAIRDMILKRFPNPAAARFLVLGDCNDTKASKPIARLRQRGETTISVLLPAADSRGETWTHCWQREDTYSRVDHILVAPALLPAVVEGTGRIHDGPGVREASDHRPVVVQLHLTAPTAAVAR, translated from the coding sequence ATGGCCGGTCCACGCACGCTTGTCCTCGCGCTGGTGTTCGCGGTGCTGGCGGTCGAACCCGGGCTGCGCGCCGAGTCGCTGCGCATCGCCACGTACAATGTGGAGAACTACGGTCCGGCGAACCGGATGACCGCGGCGGGGTTCCGGCCCGACTACCCGAAGCCGGAAGCAGAGAAGACTGCCCTCCGCCAGGTGATCCGCGCGCTGCGGGCAGACGTGCTCGTACTCCAGGAAATGGGCAGCGCCGCCCATCTCGAGGAGCTGCGGCGTGATCTTCGCGCGGAGGGCTGCGACTACCCGCATGCGTATCTTGCACGCGCCGCCGACACCGAGCGTCAGGTGGCGGTGCTTTCCCGCCGGCCGTTCACGTCGGCGGAGACCATCACCGACCTGAGTTTCCCGTATTTCGGCGGGCGCGAGACCGTGAAGCGCGGGCTCCTGTGCGTGACGATCCGGACCGAGGCTGGCGACCTCACGGTGTTCGGCGTCCACCTGAAGAGCCGCTACACCGACCGCGAGGACGATCCGCTGAGCACGCTGCGCCGCACCGCGGAGGCGACGGCGATTCGCGATATGATTTTGAAACGGTTCCCAAACCCGGCGGCGGCCCGCTTCCTGGTCCTGGGCGACTGCAACGATACGAAGGCCAGCAAGCCGATTGCCCGGTTGCGGCAACGTGGCGAGACCACGATTTCCGTGCTCTTGCCAGCGGCCGACTCGCGGGGCGAGACTTGGACGCACTGCTGGCAACGCGAGGACACCTACTCGCGCGTGGACCACATCCTCGTGGCGCCCGCGCTGCTGCCTGCGGTGGTCGAGGGGACGGGGCGGATCCACGATGGCCCGGGAGTGCGCGAGGCCAGCGACCACCGGCCGGTGGTGGTTCAGCTCCATCTCACCGCGCCAACGGCAGCGGTCGCGCGTTAG